A single genomic interval of Lewinellaceae bacterium harbors:
- a CDS encoding PKD domain-containing protein — translation MKNTLISKTHLLVFSLCCFSFNPLFSQYFDIDNITVTPNPLYGPGNVTVTICGEFGYSGWEFDGANINVAGNNISIEINYNYFGIGITLADYVCVDYTISLSNPGIYNLTVINPAGDPPGNNPVPPPIIVAGYTFNQALTCRDVQNSPPYDPIDITDFFSYPDIPHALVGLTVFGEYAARFEFYAPNGFYQQYTFCFGDFSGGYYNINANLPNIPRSQEYYGQWEVIISILPAPNCNPNLAQGVVVSTLNFNYDCFCIALYEPVCTPNGTEYGNACYAECDGVTDYEPCCICPAFYDPVCGSDGEEYPNACEADCAGVTWTPGPCTPCFCTQEYDPVCGSDGVEYPNACFAQCAGVTYTPGFCENPCLCPQNYDPVCGDDGVTYPNSCFADCAGVSYTPGSCNNYCTLDAFITVQQNTSCGENNGSATVAASLGTPPYTFAWSNGQSGSTANNLAAGQYTVTVSDDYACELIETVNISASSTVNANPAMVSQATCGQANGSASASASGGTPPYIFSWSNGQAGASVTGLAAQAYSVTVTDGNNCSGTATVNITADNGPQITNVATTEAGCNQNNGTATVTVSGGSSPYTYSWSNGDNTSMAQGLPPGSHTVTVEDSNGCEIMETVQVNANSAFPQADFSGTTSLLTVSFDNYSTNGDNYSWDFGDGNTSSALNPAHTYASSGTYDVILTVENGCGVDSVINSFTVQANDSLLTFVAGSGSGAIGDTISIPVTVRNFVDITSFQFTLHTISGEARIVGITPESLTNGLDYNEPGSAPGTYVLAWLANAPLTLPDQTVLFTVDVILEDGVDDCTPLFLDGSVIDIVAGSASNSEFAPQGINGAICELSTAEVSGFILKEDGTPLIGVEVSYGNGLYATTAMDGSYTLPALPVGDSLEIIPLSDDEPRNGVNVVDLQKLREHILLVEELDSPYKRIAADVNNSGSINITDEYELRQLILLEIDDFTANSPWRFVEKAHQFIDPNRPTADSFPENLAFDLQGNVAGADFIGVKIGDLNLSASNDLGLRLAPDGMLLARTPHQYFSMGDTLLAPIYMDFLDQLSAYQFDFLFDPYTLEYTGYELGGLTGLSEEYFGKRRLAQGILSTLWYEADQEANSDIPAFYLKFVAIQDGSLNESLSLGSGALEAFALDKDGSYRGLGLEFEQVSNTEALHRTGQGTASLLRNLSPNPFSDLVTFELFSDIPQTITFEIYGINGSLIQRRVGAYARGTHLIRLEASSLPAPGIYLYRIRSQSETVTGKIIYQR, via the coding sequence ATGAAGAACACCCTGATTTCTAAAACTCATCTTCTGGTATTCAGCCTATGCTGCTTCTCATTTAACCCGTTGTTTTCTCAATATTTCGATATTGATAATATCACAGTAACGCCCAATCCGCTCTACGGCCCAGGCAATGTAACGGTTACGATCTGCGGAGAGTTTGGCTATTCAGGCTGGGAATTCGATGGTGCGAATATCAACGTGGCAGGCAACAATATCTCGATCGAAATCAATTATAACTACTTTGGTATCGGCATCACACTTGCGGATTATGTATGCGTGGATTACACCATTTCCCTTTCCAACCCGGGAATTTACAACCTTACAGTCATCAACCCTGCGGGTGACCCGCCGGGAAATAACCCCGTTCCTCCACCGATCATCGTAGCTGGTTATACCTTCAACCAGGCGCTCACCTGCCGGGATGTGCAAAACAGCCCTCCATATGACCCAATAGACATCACTGATTTTTTTTCTTATCCGGACATTCCACACGCCCTGGTTGGCTTGACTGTTTTTGGCGAGTACGCAGCCAGGTTTGAGTTTTATGCCCCCAATGGGTTTTATCAGCAATATACTTTCTGTTTCGGAGATTTTTCCGGCGGGTATTATAATATCAATGCCAACCTGCCCAACATACCGAGAAGCCAGGAATACTACGGTCAGTGGGAGGTGATCATTTCGATCCTGCCGGCGCCGAACTGCAACCCTAACCTGGCACAGGGTGTAGTAGTTTCTACGCTAAATTTCAACTATGACTGTTTTTGCATTGCCCTTTATGAACCAGTCTGTACTCCAAATGGAACAGAATATGGCAACGCCTGCTATGCTGAATGCGATGGCGTCACCGATTATGAGCCGTGTTGCATCTGCCCTGCCTTCTACGACCCGGTATGTGGAAGCGATGGAGAAGAATACCCCAACGCCTGTGAGGCGGATTGCGCCGGTGTCACCTGGACCCCAGGACCCTGTACCCCTTGCTTTTGCACCCAGGAATACGACCCGGTCTGCGGATCGGATGGCGTGGAATATCCTAACGCCTGTTTTGCACAATGCGCTGGAGTAACTTACACGCCTGGCTTTTGTGAAAACCCTTGTTTGTGCCCTCAAAATTACGACCCCGTATGTGGGGACGATGGCGTTACCTATCCCAATTCCTGTTTTGCAGACTGTGCCGGCGTGAGCTATACGCCCGGATCTTGTAATAACTATTGCACTTTGGACGCCTTCATCACTGTCCAACAAAATACAAGCTGTGGTGAAAATAACGGCTCCGCTACGGTTGCCGCCAGCTTGGGTACGCCGCCCTACACCTTTGCATGGAGCAACGGCCAATCGGGTTCGACAGCCAACAACCTGGCCGCCGGGCAATACACCGTAACTGTATCGGACGATTACGCATGTGAGCTAATTGAAACTGTAAATATTTCAGCCTCGAGCACTGTTAATGCAAACCCTGCAATGGTTTCCCAGGCGACCTGCGGGCAGGCCAATGGCTCGGCCTCCGCCTCGGCCAGCGGGGGCACGCCGCCCTATATTTTCTCCTGGAGCAACGGACAGGCAGGGGCCAGCGTCACAGGCCTCGCCGCGCAAGCCTACTCCGTGACCGTAACCGACGGAAATAACTGTTCGGGAACCGCCACCGTTAATATTACGGCAGATAACGGCCCCCAAATAACAAATGTGGCCACAACAGAAGCAGGCTGCAACCAGAATAACGGAACGGCCACTGTAACGGTGTCCGGCGGCAGCTCTCCCTATACCTACAGCTGGAGCAACGGTGATAATACCTCTATGGCTCAGGGGTTGCCCCCCGGCAGCCACACCGTAACGGTAGAGGACTCCAACGGATGTGAGATAATGGAAACAGTGCAGGTAAACGCAAACAGTGCATTTCCCCAGGCGGATTTTTCTGGAACAACCAGCCTGCTCACCGTTTCATTCGACAACTATTCAACCAACGGCGACAACTATTCATGGGACTTTGGTGACGGCAATACTTCCAGTGCCCTGAACCCAGCGCATACCTATGCCTCTTCTGGCACTTATGATGTAATCCTTACCGTAGAGAATGGATGTGGCGTTGATAGCGTTATCAATTCTTTCACCGTACAAGCCAACGACAGCCTCTTAACCTTTGTCGCCGGCAGTGGAAGCGGAGCAATTGGCGACACCATTTCCATACCGGTGACGGTTCGAAATTTTGTTGACATAACAAGCTTTCAGTTTACGCTCCACACCATATCCGGAGAGGCCAGGATCGTTGGAATAACCCCCGAAAGTTTGACCAATGGGCTGGATTACAATGAACCGGGCTCCGCACCCGGAACTTATGTACTGGCATGGCTGGCGAATGCGCCGCTTACTCTGCCGGATCAAACCGTACTGTTTACTGTCGATGTGATCCTGGAAGATGGTGTCGATGACTGCACCCCTCTTTTTCTGGACGGCAGCGTGATCGACATCGTAGCCGGCTCGGCCAGCAACTCCGAATTTGCTCCACAGGGAATCAACGGGGCAATTTGTGAGCTATCCACGGCTGAGGTATCCGGATTCATCCTAAAAGAGGACGGGACGCCCTTGATCGGAGTTGAGGTCAGTTATGGCAACGGGCTGTACGCTACTACGGCAATGGACGGCTCCTACACCTTGCCAGCCTTGCCTGTCGGAGATTCGCTGGAAATCATACCCCTATCTGATGATGAACCGCGCAATGGCGTCAACGTCGTTGACCTACAGAAACTCAGAGAGCATATATTGTTGGTGGAAGAACTTGACTCTCCTTACAAACGCATTGCCGCAGATGTCAACAACTCAGGTTCCATCAACATTACGGATGAATACGAGCTGAGGCAGCTCATCCTTCTGGAAATTGATGATTTCACGGCCAACAGTCCCTGGCGTTTTGTCGAAAAGGCCCATCAATTCATTGATCCCAACCGGCCGACGGCGGATTCTTTTCCGGAGAACCTTGCCTTCGACCTTCAGGGCAACGTCGCCGGCGCGGACTTCATTGGCGTCAAAATCGGCGACCTCAACCTGAGCGCTTCCAATGACCTGGGGCTTCGGTTGGCCCCCGATGGCATGCTTCTGGCCCGTACTCCGCACCAGTATTTTAGCATGGGAGATACGTTGCTGGCCCCGATTTATATGGATTTTCTGGATCAGTTGTCAGCCTATCAGTTTGACTTCCTGTTTGATCCCTATACCCTTGAATATACAGGATACGAATTGGGCGGATTGACCGGCCTGTCGGAAGAATATTTTGGTAAACGCCGGTTAGCCCAGGGCATTCTGTCAACCCTCTGGTATGAAGCGGATCAGGAGGCCAACAGTGATATTCCTGCCTTTTATCTGAAGTTTGTCGCCATTCAGGATGGTTCCCTAAACGAATCGCTGAGCCTGGGCTCAGGCGCACTGGAGGCCTTCGCACTGGACAAGGATGGGAGTTACCGGGGGCTGGGCCTCGAATTTGAACAAGTGAGCAATACTGAAGCGCTCCACAGAACCGGACAGGGCACCGCTTCCCTTCTGCGCAACCTCAGCCCCAACCCGTTTTCTGATCTTGTTACTTTCGAATTATTCTCCGACATCCCCCAAACCATTACCTTTGAAATATATGGCATAAATGGCAGCCTGATCCAACGCAGGGTTGGGGCCTACGCCCGAGGAACCCATTTGATCCGCCTGGAGGCTTCAAGCCTGCCCGCACCGGGAATCTACCTGTACAGGATAAGAAGCCAGTCGGAAACGGTCACCGGCAAGATCATTTATCAACGATAG
- a CDS encoding gliding motility-associated C-terminal domain-containing protein: MIGIRHITFLCCLFAASLGSGRGLAVDTTAFFIENQLFCDSETAAIGIPVKIKGAEDIIGFQFSVNWDPSLLDFDSVGSFLALPGLDAQSFGEAQLQNGALTVAWTDITFEGQSIADSSALFILYFKAETTLASQTWVDLTGAPTPALVAILSEGQVREKAPALSGGVLSRASPLELTIGNTRTPCFGSRDGMISVALEGGIPPYEYQWSGENGFSATGGIIDSLSAGAYFLSANDNGCSVLPDTIMLNAQPLEIELGDGLTLCNGETIALEPLLAPEGSYLWNTGDTSAAIQVEEAGAYTLTITNDSGCTASDTIVIDVAPEIELSVSRDSFFLCPGDTLLVFVEGEGDKDWAGPLEFIQVKDNRDTALIWASEPAFYSVSASNECSEDSIRFSVIPVTPEGILISRDTCILLGRPVELTARGGTSYEWRDAISGEVIGNSSTIEVSPTDSSTFLVQIKDSNGCRSSSSVSVAVASPENISLFTPNTITPNGDGFNDRLEIKGLEKYPSNKLVIFNRWGNIVYEKIGYQSDEERWEGEFSGQPLPSGIYFYHIKASNQEWKQSLTLIREE; this comes from the coding sequence ATGATAGGCATACGCCATATAACCTTTCTTTGTTGTTTATTCGCCGCCAGCCTGGGATCTGGAAGAGGCCTGGCCGTGGATACCACTGCCTTTTTTATTGAAAACCAGTTGTTCTGTGATTCGGAAACTGCAGCAATAGGTATTCCGGTAAAGATAAAAGGCGCAGAGGATATTATCGGCTTTCAATTTTCCGTCAACTGGGATCCAAGCTTGCTGGATTTTGATTCTGTTGGCTCCTTCCTAGCGTTGCCTGGCCTGGATGCACAATCTTTTGGAGAGGCACAGCTACAGAATGGCGCGCTGACCGTTGCCTGGACCGACATCACCTTTGAAGGGCAGTCCATTGCCGACAGTTCGGCACTTTTTATCCTTTACTTCAAAGCTGAAACCACCTTGGCCTCCCAGACCTGGGTGGATTTGACGGGCGCTCCCACTCCGGCTTTAGTAGCTATACTATCCGAAGGACAGGTAAGGGAAAAGGCGCCCGCTCTCAGCGGCGGAGTCCTGAGCAGGGCCAGCCCGTTAGAACTTACCATCGGGAACACCCGAACACCATGCTTCGGGAGCAGGGATGGTATGATCTCCGTGGCCCTGGAAGGAGGCATCCCCCCCTATGAATACCAGTGGAGCGGGGAAAATGGCTTTTCGGCAACCGGAGGCATTATTGACAGCTTAAGCGCCGGAGCCTATTTCCTGTCGGCTAACGACAATGGCTGCAGCGTTCTGCCGGATACTATTATGCTGAACGCGCAACCCCTTGAAATCGAGTTGGGAGACGGCCTTACGCTATGCAACGGAGAAACCATTGCCCTTGAGCCCCTCCTGGCCCCGGAAGGCAGCTATCTTTGGAATACGGGAGACACCAGCGCCGCCATTCAGGTGGAGGAGGCCGGAGCTTATACTCTGACGATAACCAACGACAGCGGATGTACTGCCTCCGATACCATTGTAATTGATGTAGCTCCGGAAATCGAACTTTCCGTTTCCCGAGACTCTTTCTTCCTCTGTCCCGGAGATACCCTTCTTGTTTTTGTCGAAGGGGAGGGAGATAAAGATTGGGCCGGGCCGTTAGAGTTCATACAAGTCAAAGATAATAGAGACACCGCTTTGATTTGGGCCTCAGAACCAGCTTTTTATTCTGTCAGTGCGTCGAACGAATGTAGTGAAGATTCGATCCGCTTTTCCGTTATTCCCGTGACTCCTGAGGGTATTTTAATTTCACGGGACACCTGCATCCTTCTGGGCCGGCCGGTCGAATTAACAGCAAGGGGGGGGACCAGTTATGAATGGAGAGATGCCATTTCCGGTGAAGTCATTGGCAATAGTTCCACTATCGAGGTTTCGCCCACGGACAGCTCCACCTTCCTTGTCCAGATAAAGGATTCTAATGGGTGCCGGTCGTCCAGTTCCGTGTCTGTTGCCGTGGCCTCACCGGAAAACATCAGCCTCTTCACGCCCAACACCATTACCCCCAATGGCGACGGCTTCAACGACCGGCTTGAAATAAAGGGGCTGGAGAAGTACCCTTCTAACAAGCTGGTTATTTTCAACCGTTGGGGAAATATAGTATATGAAAAGATAGGATATCAGTCAGATGAGGAAAGGTGGGAAGGAGAATTTTCCGGCCAACCACTCCCCTCCGGAATCTATTTTTATCACATCAAAGCCAGCAACCAGGAATGGAAACAAAGCTTAACGCTCATTCGAGAAGAATAA
- a CDS encoding PorP/SprF family type IX secretion system membrane protein, whose protein sequence is METKLNAHSRRIIWQSLISLSAVFILPAAVSAQQLAHYLPGSGVLFQHNPAMAGRWDYLEFGAVFRQQWLDFQDAPRSAFAYFEYPWLDKNISFGGHLLHDQAGLFTQNTASLSYAYRFQPGLVHTYDQLAVGIQGTFYQSRLDGSRATFNDLNDPLIVNSRVSNMTVNFGAGLYYASTSESRQEDESFFYVGLGANQLIPQQHLFSEEEKSLAITQKIHTNAIIGGRLNNNDYFLEPFLWVDYLPPSVFLMTMGFRLEIYQAFFSELRVSTNGTVGGLVGIILKNGVLRDGFLRIGVGSNHNLTSAGGIRGPGLEFNLAYRFHFQ, encoded by the coding sequence ATGGAAACAAAGCTTAACGCTCATTCGAGAAGAATAATCTGGCAGTCACTGATAAGCCTGTCTGCCGTTTTTATTTTGCCTGCAGCTGTCAGCGCCCAGCAGTTGGCTCACTATCTACCCGGCTCCGGTGTGCTTTTTCAACATAACCCGGCTATGGCAGGCAGATGGGATTACCTCGAATTCGGAGCTGTTTTCCGTCAGCAGTGGCTGGATTTTCAGGATGCCCCGAGGTCAGCTTTCGCCTATTTTGAATATCCGTGGCTCGATAAAAACATCAGTTTCGGCGGGCATTTGTTACACGACCAGGCAGGACTGTTCACCCAGAACACTGCCTCTTTATCTTATGCATACCGATTTCAACCCGGCTTAGTCCATACCTATGACCAACTTGCGGTTGGCATACAAGGTACTTTTTACCAAAGCCGTTTGGATGGCAGCCGCGCAACATTCAATGACCTTAACGACCCACTGATTGTGAATAGCAGGGTTAGCAACATGACAGTCAATTTTGGCGCCGGCCTGTATTATGCCTCCACTTCCGAATCCAGGCAGGAGGATGAGTCCTTTTTCTACGTCGGCTTGGGCGCCAACCAACTCATTCCTCAACAGCACCTTTTTTCAGAAGAGGAAAAATCATTGGCCATTACTCAAAAAATCCATACCAATGCCATCATCGGCGGCAGGCTGAACAATAACGATTACTTCCTGGAACCGTTCCTGTGGGTAGACTATCTGCCACCGAGCGTTTTTCTGATGACAATGGGATTCCGTCTCGAAATTTACCAGGCTTTCTTTTCCGAGCTGCGCGTTTCAACCAATGGTACCGTAGGAGGGCTTGTGGGCATTATCCTGAAAAATGGAGTGCTTAGAGATGGATTTCTGCGCATTGGTGTAGGAAGTAACCATAACCTCACTTCGGCGGGAGGTATCCGTGGCCCGGGTTTGGAATTTAACTTGGCTTATAGGTTTCATTTTCAGTAG
- a CDS encoding ATP-binding cassette domain-containing protein: MIRAENIYKSFEDNEVLKGISTEFFPGKTNLIIGRSGAGKTVLLKLLIGLHTPTTGKVYYDDVDFFNLSKKEVRTIRMRVGMLFQASALFDSMTVEENIRFPLDMFTNMTWKEKKNRVNFCLERVSLGDVNDNYPSEISGGMQKRVGIARAIVLEPKYLFCDEPNSGLDPKTSIVIDELIKDITVENNITTVINTHDMNSVMEIGDNVILLYQGEIAWRGNRDEVLQSDNETLHDFMFASPFLQQLRDSALHK; encoded by the coding sequence ATGATCAGAGCAGAAAACATATACAAGTCTTTTGAAGACAACGAGGTGCTGAAGGGCATCAGCACGGAATTTTTTCCGGGAAAGACCAACCTCATCATCGGCCGCTCGGGCGCGGGCAAGACCGTGCTGCTCAAACTGCTGATCGGCCTGCATACGCCCACCACCGGCAAGGTCTATTACGACGACGTGGATTTCTTCAACCTCAGCAAGAAGGAAGTCCGCACCATACGCATGCGGGTAGGGATGCTCTTTCAGGCCTCCGCCCTGTTCGACTCTATGACGGTGGAGGAGAACATCCGCTTTCCCCTGGATATGTTCACCAACATGACCTGGAAAGAAAAGAAAAACCGGGTCAATTTCTGCCTGGAGCGCGTGAGCCTGGGCGATGTGAACGACAACTATCCCTCGGAAATCAGCGGCGGCATGCAAAAGCGGGTAGGCATTGCCCGCGCCATCGTGCTGGAGCCCAAGTACCTGTTTTGCGACGAACCCAACTCGGGGCTGGACCCCAAGACCTCCATCGTCATCGACGAACTCATCAAGGACATTACCGTGGAGAACAACATCACCACCGTGATCAACACCCACGACATGAACTCGGTGATGGAGATTGGCGACAACGTCATCCTCCTGTACCAGGGGGAGATCGCCTGGCGGGGCAACCGCGACGAAGTGCTGCAAAGCGATAACGAGACGCTGCACGACTTCATGTTCGCCTCCCCCTTCCTGCAGCAATTAAGGGACTCGGCTTTGCATAAATAA
- a CDS encoding ABC transporter permease: MFLKNFLYHMGRYTIMMGTTFSRPEKLSMYYKETMRQMNDIGIGSLIIVGLIAIFIGAVTAVQFLYQLDGTLVPVYYVGYIIRDSTIIELAPTITCLVLAGKVGSNMAAEIGGMRQKEHIDAMEIMGVNTASYLIMPKVIAALIVIPMLVAIAAFVSVIGGYLAAVPTGMMSDAEYIQGVRSFFEPFNVVMMFVKSIVFAFLLTTISCYQGYYVKGGSIELGQASTNAVVFSDIMILLADYLIAVMLTS, translated from the coding sequence ATGTTTTTGAAAAATTTTTTATACCACATGGGACGGTACACGATAATGATGGGAACCACCTTTTCCCGGCCGGAGAAGCTGTCCATGTACTACAAGGAGACGATGCGGCAGATGAACGACATCGGCATTGGATCCCTGATTATCGTAGGATTGATCGCTATATTTATAGGAGCGGTGACGGCAGTGCAGTTCCTATATCAACTGGACGGCACCCTTGTACCGGTGTACTATGTAGGGTACATCATACGGGACAGCACCATCATCGAGCTGGCGCCGACCATCACCTGCCTGGTGCTGGCCGGCAAGGTCGGCTCCAATATGGCGGCTGAGATCGGCGGCATGCGCCAGAAGGAGCACATCGACGCCATGGAGATCATGGGCGTCAACACGGCGTCCTATCTGATCATGCCGAAAGTCATCGCCGCATTGATCGTCATCCCTATGCTGGTGGCTATTGCCGCTTTCGTCAGCGTCATTGGGGGGTATCTGGCCGCCGTTCCGACCGGAATGATGTCGGATGCCGAATACATACAGGGCGTGCGTTCTTTCTTCGAGCCGTTCAACGTCGTCATGATGTTTGTCAAGTCGATCGTGTTCGCCTTTTTGCTGACGACCATATCCTGTTATCAGGGGTACTACGTTAAGGGCGGCAGCATCGAGCTGGGGCAGGCCAGCACCAACGCGGTGGTATTCAGCGACATTATGATCCTGCTGGCCGATTATCTCATTGCGGTGATGCTGACGAGTTGA
- a CDS encoding SDR family oxidoreductase, translating to MNAVITGATKGIGYAIAQAFAAGGFNLAVTARSEQDLRAMRRSFAKYFPDSDVLALPANLGKKDEVKAFARGVLDHFSRVDVLVNNAGLFLMDDITEEEDYVLEQMMAVNLYGPYYLTKALLPAMKKRRQGHIFNICSVASRAAQADKGAYGVTKFALLGFTKALRLELREHGVRVTAVLPGATWSASWEGSGVPEEELMRAEDVALAVWNAWSMSSNTVVEEIVMRPQREE from the coding sequence ATGAATGCCGTCATCACCGGAGCGACTAAAGGGATCGGATACGCCATAGCCCAGGCTTTTGCCGCCGGAGGGTTCAACCTTGCCGTCACAGCCCGCTCCGAGCAGGACCTGAGGGCTATGCGGCGAAGCTTTGCAAAATATTTTCCCGATTCGGATGTGCTAGCCTTGCCGGCCAACCTGGGGAAAAAAGATGAGGTGAAAGCTTTTGCCCGGGGCGTGCTCGATCATTTTTCAAGGGTGGACGTGCTGGTCAACAACGCGGGGTTGTTCCTGATGGACGACATTACCGAGGAAGAAGATTATGTGCTGGAGCAGATGATGGCAGTAAACCTCTACGGGCCTTATTATCTGACAAAAGCCTTGCTCCCTGCTATGAAAAAGCGCCGGCAAGGCCACATTTTCAATATCTGTTCGGTGGCCAGCCGGGCAGCCCAGGCAGACAAAGGCGCTTACGGCGTAACCAAGTTTGCCCTGCTGGGCTTCACCAAAGCCCTGAGGCTGGAGCTTCGGGAACACGGCGTCCGGGTAACAGCGGTACTGCCCGGCGCTACCTGGTCAGCATCGTGGGAGGGCAGCGGCGTGCCGGAAGAGGAACTGATGCGGGCGGAAGATGTAGCCCTCGCTGTGTGGAACGCCTGGTCTATGAGCAGCAATACAGTGGTGGAGGAGATCGTGATGCGGCCGCAGAGGGAGGAGTAG
- a CDS encoding SDR family oxidoreductase, whose amino-acid sequence MKNIIITGASRGIGFDTALHLAQQGHRVLALSRNEENLKILKEQAGEHLDFLVFDLLKPDAAALIKKIKPMERVDGLVNNAGYLLKKPFEEITTTDWERTFAVNFFGPAHLIQMLRPFLEKSERAHILNIGSMGGYQGSAKFPELLGYSASKAAVANLTECLAEEWKEKNIACNCLCLGAVQTEMLAEAFPGFEAPVSARKMGEFIAWFALQGQYFFNGKVLPVSVSTP is encoded by the coding sequence ATGAAAAACATCATCATCACCGGCGCCAGCCGGGGCATTGGATTCGATACCGCTCTGCACCTGGCTCAACAGGGGCACCGGGTGCTCGCGCTTTCCCGCAATGAAGAAAACCTGAAAATCCTGAAAGAACAGGCGGGCGAACACCTGGACTTTCTGGTGTTTGACCTTCTCAAACCGGACGCGGCCGCCCTCATAAAAAAGATAAAACCAATGGAGCGGGTGGACGGGCTGGTCAACAACGCCGGATACCTGCTGAAGAAGCCTTTTGAAGAGATAACCACAACGGATTGGGAAAGGACTTTTGCCGTCAACTTTTTTGGTCCGGCCCATCTGATCCAGATGCTGCGCCCTTTTCTGGAAAAAAGCGAGCGGGCGCACATCCTCAACATCGGCAGCATGGGCGGCTACCAGGGCAGTGCCAAATTTCCGGAGCTGCTCGGTTACAGCGCCAGCAAGGCCGCCGTCGCCAACCTGACGGAGTGCCTGGCCGAAGAGTGGAAGGAGAAGAATATCGCCTGCAATTGCCTCTGCCTGGGGGCAGTGCAAACCGAGATGCTCGCCGAGGCCTTCCCCGGCTTCGAAGCGCCGGTCAGCGCCCGCAAGATGGGAGAATTCATCGCCTGGTTTGCCCTCCAGGGGCAATATTTCTTCAATGGGAAGGTGTTGCCGGTGTCGGTGTCGACGCCGTGA
- a CDS encoding nitroreductase family protein: MPTTKNDFIPYKGVRFPKAEMLKRSREFYQFMDKRRTVRDFSGKPVPLEVIEHIVMTASAAPSGANKQPWTFCLVSNPEHKRKIREAAEKEEYENYHGRMSDEWLEDLAPFGTDWHKPFLETAPYLIVVFKKAYDIIDGEKKKNYYVNESVGLATGFLLAAIHNAGLASLTHTPSPMNFLQKILQRPENERPFLLIPVGYPASDAEVPDITRKELKDVMVVYE, encoded by the coding sequence ATGCCTACAACAAAGAATGACTTCATACCCTACAAGGGCGTCAGGTTCCCCAAGGCGGAGATGCTGAAACGCAGCCGGGAGTTCTATCAGTTTATGGACAAGCGCCGGACTGTGCGCGACTTTTCAGGCAAACCGGTGCCCCTGGAAGTGATCGAACATATCGTCATGACGGCCTCCGCCGCTCCTTCGGGAGCGAATAAGCAACCCTGGACTTTTTGCCTGGTCTCGAACCCGGAACACAAACGAAAAATCCGGGAGGCCGCAGAAAAAGAGGAGTATGAGAACTATCACGGGCGCATGTCGGACGAATGGCTGGAAGACCTTGCCCCCTTCGGCACCGACTGGCACAAGCCCTTTTTGGAAACGGCGCCTTACCTGATCGTGGTTTTTAAAAAAGCCTACGATATCATCGACGGGGAGAAGAAGAAAAACTACTACGTCAATGAGTCTGTGGGCCTGGCTACCGGCTTTCTGCTGGCGGCTATCCACAACGCCGGCCTGGCTTCCCTGACCCACACCCCCAGCCCTATGAATTTTCTGCAGAAAATCTTGCAACGCCCGGAAAATGAACGCCCCTTTTTATTGATCCCGGTCGGCTACCCGGCCAGCGATGCCGAGGTGCCCGATATTACCCGAAAGGAGTTGAAGGATGTAATGGTGGTATATGAATGA
- a CDS encoding NRDE family protein, translated as MCTVTYLPLKGSNYILTSNRDEAPARSPRNITRQHLAGQELAFPRDEAAGGTWIAISSANRLACILNGAFEKHERHPPYRRSRGLMALDFFEYASVEDFLEGYLFEGMEPFTMIVLEQSKLLEFRWDGHQQHRKWLDSRQPRIWSSAPLYPEEIQQKRKQWFADWLEGKKDFRQEDILDFHRNAGDGDPWYDVVMNRGNMVRTVSITSIVKEDTFMEMQYHDLLNDEMKQTKIGLRSEVVGSR; from the coding sequence ATGTGCACTGTAACTTACCTGCCCCTCAAAGGCTCCAATTACATACTAACCTCCAACCGCGACGAGGCGCCGGCGCGTTCGCCCCGGAACATTACCCGGCAGCACCTGGCCGGCCAGGAACTGGCCTTTCCCCGCGATGAGGCCGCCGGAGGGACCTGGATCGCCATTTCCAGCGCCAACCGGCTGGCTTGCATCCTCAACGGCGCATTTGAAAAGCACGAACGGCACCCCCCTTACCGGCGCAGCCGCGGGTTGATGGCCCTCGATTTTTTCGAATACGCTTCGGTTGAGGACTTTCTGGAGGGCTACCTCTTCGAAGGGATGGAGCCCTTTACCATGATCGTGCTGGAACAGAGCAAATTGCTGGAATTTCGCTGGGACGGGCATCAACAACACCGGAAATGGCTGGATAGCCGCCAACCCCGGATTTGGTCGTCCGCTCCTTTGTATCCGGAGGAAATTCAGCAGAAGCGCAAACAATGGTTTGCCGATTGGCTCGAGGGGAAAAAGGACTTCCGGCAGGAAGACATCCTCGATTTTCACCGCAACGCAGGCGACGGGGACCCCTGGTACGACGTGGTGATGAACCGGGGCAATATGGTACGGACGGTGAGCATCACGAGCATCGTAAAAGAGGATACCTTTATGGAAATGCAGTACCATGACCTGCTCAACGATGAAATGAAACAAACAAAAATCGGGCTGCGCAGTGAAGTGGTGGGATCGCGTTAA